One Streptosporangium becharense genomic window, ACAGGTCGATCCACTCGGTGGAGACGGTGACCTCGCGCAGCAGGTCGGGCAGCGGGGCGACGCCGATGCCGGGCCCGGTGGGGACGTCCAGGTGACCGTCGCGCAGTTCGAAGGGCTCGGTGACGTCGGTGGCGAAGTAGCGGCCGGAGGCGGAGGTGTCACCGGGCAGGGTGAAGCCGGGCAAGGCGGCCAGGGCCACGTTGGCGGCGCGGCCGATACCGGTCTCCAGCATGCCGCCGCACCACACCGCCACCCCGTGGGCCCGGCACAGGTCGTGGATGCGCCGGGCCTCCAGGTAGCCGCCGACGCGGCCGGGCTTGATGTTGACGATCGAGCAGGCGCCCAGCGAGATCGCGGCGGCGGCGTGCTCGGCCGACTCGATCGACTCGTCCAGGCAGACGGGGGTGGCGATGCGCCGGGCCAGGTGGGAGTGCTGCACCAGGTCGTCGTGGGCCAGGGGCTGCTCGATGAGCAGCAGGCCGAAGGGGTCGAGGCGGCCCAGGTGGGGGGCGTCGGTGAGGGTGTAGGCGGCGTTGGCGTCGGCCTGCAGCAGCAGATCGGGGCCGAAGCGCTCGCGCACGGCGCGGACCGGCTCGACGTCCCAGCCGGGCTGGATCTTGAGCTTGATGCGGACGTAGCCCTCGTCGAGGTAACCGGAGACCGCGTCGAGGAGCTGGGGGACGGAGTCCATGATGCCGACCGACACACCGGCGGGCACCCGGGTGGCGGCGGCGCCGAGGAAGGAGGCCATGGACTGCCCGGCGGCGCGGAGCCGCGCGTCGAGCACGGCGGTCTCCAGGGCGGCCTTGGCCATGCGGTGGCCCTTGAACGGGTGCAAGGCGCGGCCGACGGCGTGGACGTCGGCGTGCCGGGGCAGCGCGGGGATCAGGAAGCGGCGCAGCACGTCGGCGGCGCCGTCGACGTACTCGGGGGAGTAGAGCGGGCCGGACATGGCCACGCACTCGCCCCAGCCCTCGGCGTCGGGGGTGACCACGCGTACCAGCAGCACGTCGCGTTCGGTCTCGGTGCCGAAGGAGGTGCGAAACGGCGCGACGAGCGGCATCGCGATCCGCCGCAGTTCGATTCCAGTGATCTTCATGACGGTGTGCGGCCTCCGCCGCTTCTCCCTCCGGTCACGCCGCCGGTCAGGCGGCTCGTTCCAACGTCTCGTGCGGCTCGCACCGCGCAGCGGGTCGCGCACCGGGTCGCACGTGGGGCCGCGGGGGCCGCGGGTGGGCGGTGTGCCGGGCCGTGCGGCCCCGGTCTTTCTCCGGGTTGCGCCTGCGGTCCCTCTCCGGGACGGCGGCCCGCGGCGATCGTACGGCCCCCGCAGGGCCCCGCGCCGGCGACTTCGCCGGCCGGTGAACTCACCGGGCCCGCTCCACGACGTAGTAGTGCCTGTCGTGGAAACCGGTCACCCGGGCCCCCTCCCGCAGGAGGCCGCCCAGCACGTCGCGTACGGCGTGGCGCCACGACCGGGCCACCTCCGGGTCGGTGCGGCGCAGCGTCTCCACGTCGGCGGGCACGGCGATCAGCACCGTCGCGGTGTCGGTCCGCCCCGCGACCGGCCGGCCGTCGCACTCGCCCAGCCCGACCGCCGCGCCCGGCGGGACCTCCACCAGGTACGGCTCCCGCCGGGCGGCGGCCAGCACCTGCGGTTCGGACAGCCGCCAGACGGCGAGCACCCTGTCCGACTCGTCCCCGCTGTTGATCGCGTCGTTCATGACCCCGTAGAAGGACGGCAGGTACTCCTCGGGACGCGCGCCGAGCTTGGTCAGGTTGAAGTGGGCGTTGCGCCGCACCAGCGGGTCGTAGGTCCAGGTGATCCGCTCCATGCCCCGGGCCAGGGCCCACTCCCGCTGGTGGAGCTTGAGGGCGAAGCCGATTCCCCGCCCGGCCGCCGCGCCGGTGATGTGGGAGTGCAGCACCCGCTCCGCCGGGGCCCCGAAGAACCCCACCGACGCGCCGACCATCCGGCCGTCCAGGTAGGCGCCGGCCACGTAGTTGCCCGCGTGCGACAGCGCCCGCATCATCTCCACCGTGATCGGCGTGTTGGCGGGGCCGGGGTGCCAGATGCCGTCGAACAGCCGCAGCACGTCCTCGAAGTCCGCGATGGAGTGCAGCTCCCGCAGTACCGGGCCGTTCATCCGAGCACCGCCTCGACCAGGCCGGCCAGCAGCGCCGTACGGCCGGGCATCTCGGCCACGACCACGTGCTCGCCGTCGGCGTGGGCGCCGCCTCCCACCGCGCCGAGTCCGTCGAGGGTGGGGCAGCCGACCCCGGCGGTGTAGTTGCCGTCGGAGGCGCCGCCCACGCCGGCACCGGAGAGGGGGGCGAGCCCGAGCCCGGCGGCGACCCGCTGCGCGAGGGCGAACAGCTCGGCCGACGAGGAGTGCTCCAGAGGTGGCCGGTTCGGGCCTCCCCGCACCTCCAGGCGGGTCCCGGAGAGCCGGGGGGACAGGGCCCTCATCAGCTCGTCCACCCGCCGCTGCGCGGCCCGGGTGGGCACCCGGACGTCCACCGCCAGGCGGGCCAGCGCGGGCACGGTGTTGGTGGTGGTCCCGGCCGACAGCACCGTGGGCGTCACGGTGGCCGACCCCGGGGAAGGCGGGGGAGCGGCATCCGGCGCGGGGGCGGCGGGCGACGACGCCTCCACCGCCGTCACGGCCGGGAGGCCGTCGTTCGTCACGCCGCGAGCCGGACCGTCGCCCACCCCTCCATCGTGCACCGGAGCGGCGTTGACCAGGTCGGCGATCCCCGCGACGGCGAGAACCTGGTGGGCCAGCTCGATCCCGGCGTTCGCGCCCCTCTCCGGTTCCAGGCCGGCGTGCGCGGCCCTGCCGTGCACGGTGACCTCGTACATGGAGGTCCCCTTGCGCGCGGTCTTGAGCGCGCCGCCGTCGGCGCTCGCCTCCAGGACGAACGCGGCCGCGCAGCCGCGCGCCGAGTCCTCGACCAGCGCGCGCGAGGAGAGCGAGCCGACCTCCTCGTCCCCGGTGACCAGCACGCACACCCCGTCCAAGGACGGCAGCGCGGCCATGGCGTGGAACATCTGCACCAGGCCCGCCTTCATGTCGAACACGCCCGGCCCCCGGGCGATCCCGTCGACCAGCGACCAGGGACGCTCCCGCAGCGTCCCGACCGGCCAGACCGTGTCATGGTGGCCGACCAGCAGCACCCGGGGGATGCCGAAGGTCCACCGCAGGTGGGTGACCCCGTCGACCACGATCGTCTCCGCGCGCGCGCCGAGCATTCTGCGACCCTGGTCGGCGACCACCCGGGCACTGCGGGCCACCGCCTCGTGGTCGGCGGAGAACGACTCGCAGCCGACGATTTCCTCCAGGTCCTGGATCATCCGCGTCAGGTTCACGCGGGCCTGCCCAACTCGGCGCGGAACAACCGGTGCACGTTGCCGCCCAGGATCTTCACGATCTCGTCGTCGGCGAACCCGTGCCCGACCAGCGCCTCGGTCACCAGCGGCAACCCGGCCGGCCCGGCCAGCCCGGGCAGCGTCGCGTACACGTCCACCTCCCCGTACCCCAGATCCTCACAACACGGCGGCGTCACATCGTGCAGCACCTCCCGCACGAAATCCGGCCCCAGCCCCACATGATCGATCCCGGCCACCCCCGCCACATGCGCGATGTGCTCCACCAGCCGATCCACCCCCCGCGCCGCCGGATCCGCCGCCAGAAACCCCGGAAAGAAATTGACGCACACCACCCCACCGGTGGCGGCCACCCCCCGCAGCTGCGCATCGGTCAGATTCCGATGATGATCCCGCAACGCCCGCGCCGCCGAATGCGTGGCCAGCACCGGCCGGGTCGCCAGCTCCAGCACGTGCGCCACCCCGGCCGCCCCCAGATGCGAGACGTCGAACAGCATGCCCAGCCGCTCCATCACCGCCAGCGCCGCCACCCCGGCCGCGGTCAGCCGCCCCCCGGTGGCGTCCTCCCCGCTGCCGTCGGCCAGCGCGCTCCGCCCCCAGTGCGCGATCGAGGCCACCCGCACCCCCAGCCGGTACACGGTGGGCAGCAACTCCACCGACGCGTCCAGCCCCGGCATGCTCTCCAGTGCCAGCACCAGCGCGATCCGCCCGGCGGCCAGCGCCGCGTCCACCTGGGCCCCGTCCAGGCACAACCGCACCGCGTCGGCGTTGCCCTCGGCCAGCACATGCGCGCACTCGATCATCCGCAGCGTCTGGCGCAGCGCACCCTCCGGCCGGTAGCGGTCCTCGACGAAGACCGGCAGCACCTGGATGTCCACCCCGCCCTCGCGCAGCTGGGGCAGCCACCGCTCCCGGAAGAACGACGCCCACCGCTCCGGCGGCCGGGCACACACCGCCATCAACAAGTCATTGTGGGTGTCCGCGACGACGGCGCGGTGGTGGAGCTCAACGGACACGGGGCAACCCTCCGATGCGTGGTTACGGCGACCGTATGACAGGTCGGGGTGAGGGGGTTCGTCCCGTTCGCAGAAGAGAGGCCGGAGCGTTCGTCCATTCGGCCAAGACGTCCCGGGCCGCTCGCCTGCGCGGGAGGGACGGTTCGCCTGCGCGGGAGGGACGGTTCGCCCGCGCGGGGAGGGCGGCCGGTCCGCGCGGTGAACGGCGCGGGGCCGGGATGTGACCGTAGGACCCGCCCATCCGGGACTTTGGTCACTGGATGAGGTGTCCTCGCGGCCACTTGAATCTCACGGGTATCGAAGACATCGACGGAGCCCCGCGCTCCCTCGCCCAGGAGGGTGTTTCCCTTGGCGATTCCCGACGAGTTCCCCGGCGTCCCCCGCGGGGGGCACCGTGAGGTCCGCGACCCGTCCGCCCGGACCGGCACGCCTCGGGGCCGGCGTGTCTGAGGGCGGGCTCCCGGTCCTCATCCAGGGCGGGATGGGAGTAGGCGTGTCCGGGTGGCGGCTGGCGCGGGCCGTCGCCCGGACCGGACAGCTCGGCGTGGTGTCCGGGACCGCGCTGGACCTCGTGCTGTCCAGGCGCCTGCAGCGCGGCGACCCGGGCGGGCACCTGCGCCGGGCGCTGGCGCACTTCCCGGTCCCGGAGGTCGCCGAGCGGGTCCTGGCCCGCTTCTTCGTCCCCGGCGGCGCCGACCCCGGCCTGCCGTACCGGCCGGTGCCCCGGCTCGGCCTGCGTCCGCACCGCGCCCGGGACGAGCTCACGGTGGTCGCCAACTTCGCCGAGGTCTTCCTCGCGAAGGAAGGGCACGACGGCCCGATCGGGATCAACTACCTGGAGAAGATCCAGCTGGCCACGCCCGCCTCCGTCTACGGGGCGATGCTCGCCGGAGTCGACTACGTGCTGATGGGTGCGGGCATCCCCTCGGAGATCCCGCGGCTGCTCGACGCGCTCGCCGCGCACCGGCCGGCGGAGATATCGGTCACGGTGGCGGAGTCGGCGGCCGACGACCGCCACACCGTCGGCGTCGACCCGGCGGCGCTGCTCGGCCGCGTCCTCGGGCCGCTGCGCCGGCCCCGGTTGCTGGCCATCGTCTCCTCCCACGTCCTGGCCGCCTACCTCACCCGTTCCGCGGAGACCCGGCCGGACGGGTTCGTGCTGGAGACACCGGTGGCGGGCGGGCACAGCGCACCACCCCGGGGCAAACCGCAGCTCGACGCCGCGGGCGAGCCGGTCTACGGGCCGCGCGACCGGATCGACACCGGCAAGATCGCGGCGCTCGGCCTGCCGTTCTGGCTGGCCGGCGGCTACGGCACCCCGGAGGGGCTGGTCCAGGCGGTCGAGATCGGCGCGGCCGGGGTCCAGGTGGGGTCGGCCTTCGCGCTGTGCCGGGAGTCGGGCCTGGACGCCACGCTCAGGCGCCGCCTGCTCGGCCGGGCCGCCGAGGGCACCCTGGAGGTCCGCAACGACCCGCGCGCCTCTCCCGCGGGCTTCCCCTTCAAGATCGCTGACCTGCCCGGCACCATGTCGGACCCGGCCGTCTACGCCGAACGTCCCCGCCTGTGCGACCTGGGGCATCTGCGCACGCCGTACCGGAAGGAGGACGGCGCGGTCGGCTACCGCTGTCCCGCCGAACCGGTCGGCGTCCACGTCCGCAAAGGCCGTCCGGAGGAGGACACCGTGGGACGGCGCTGCCTGTGCAACGGGCTGCTCGCCGCCATCGGCCTCGGCCAGCGGCGGCCGGACGGCTACCAGGAGCCCCCGCTGCTCACTCTCGGCCAGGACCTCGGGTTCCTCGAAGGGCTGCCGGACGACTACTCGGCGGCGGACGTCGTCGGCCACCTCCTCTCCCTCTCCGCGGCCGGGCGAGCCCGGGTGGCCACCGCGTCGTGACACCCCCGGGGAGGCGGCCCTTCGCACGTGTCCGCCTCCCCGGCGCGGGCCGCCGCCACGCCATAGCCCGGCGGCGGCCCGCGGCCCCTGAGTGCTCGCCGCGCTTGGCCGAGAATTCACCCGGTCTTGGAGAAACGCTCCCCTCGATCATGTTCGTGAGCCCTTTCTGAGGGCAGGTCCGGGAACGTGACGGAGTGTGAGGTCCGGCGGCACCGCCGCCGCCGGGTTGACCTGCGAGGACGCGTACGCCGCCGGGGGGCCTGCGGGCCGGGCGGCACGGACGGTCCCGCCGGGGGGCCTCCCGCTACCGGTCACGGCGATGCCGTGCGGCGGTTTTTTCGGTGAATCGGGGAGCGTTTCGCGCCACCGGTCGCGGTCGCGCGACCACAGCGGTGCGGATCCCCCGTTTTGAGGGTCGCGATCTCGCGACAGGGATGGGGCCGGGAATGAAGATCATTGGAATCGCGGGTGGCCTTCGCTCGGGGGCCTACGTGCGCAGGTTGCTGAAGGCGGCGTCGCGGGAACTGCCCGCGACGACGGAGCTCACGATCTGGGAGGGCCTCGACCGGGTGCCGCCGCTGACGGACGGCACGCTCCCGCGCGCCGTGGACGAGCTGTGCCACGCCCTCGCCGGGGCGGACGGCATGCTGATCACCGCGCCAGGGCACAGCTCGCTGCCTGCGCAGCTGGGATACGCCCTCGACTGGGTGGCCTCCCGCCGAGCCGGCGCGGTCCTGGTGGGCAAGCCCGTGGGCCTGGTGACCGCCTGCTCACGCCCCCACGAGGCGACGTGGACGCAGATCCAGCTGGGCCGCGCGCTCGGCGCGGCGGGCGCCGTCGTGTACGGGACGGAGGTGGTGGTCTCCCCGGCTCCGAGCCACTTCGACGCCGACGGCAGGCTCACCGACCCCACCTGCCGAGCGCGGATCCGTCACGTGCTGGAGGAGATCGCCTCGCGCGTCCCGGCCAGGTCCGGTGCGGACACCGCCCTGTCCCACACCTGAGGACCGCCCGGCCGGTCCGGCGCCCCGGGTGCCGGGCCGGCCGGTTCCTCTGTCGTGGCGGCCGGCCTCCGCCGCGAGGCCGGCGGACGGCGGGAGCCGCCGGCGCGGGCCGTGCCGAGAAGACCCCGCGTGATCGCGGTTTCCCCGGGCAGGGACCGTGCGGACGATCACGCGGAGGAGCGAGCATGACCGAGCTGCTGGCGATCTACAACGAGGGTGCGGGAAGCGCCGGCGATCGGGCCCGGGCCGCGGCCGTCGACACGCTCCGCGCCGGTGGCGCCGACGTGGTCGAGGCACCCGTGGGCGAGAAGGACCTCGACGAGACGCTCGACGCCCATCCCGGCCACGACGTGGTCGTCCTGGGCGGTGACGGCACCCTGCACGTGACGGTCGCCGCCCTGCACCGTCGCGGCGAGCTGACCACCCGCACGGTGGGGCTCGTCCCCCTGGGCACCGGCAACGACTTCGCCCGCGGGCTGGGCATCCCGCTCGATCCCCCGCAGGCCGCCCGCGTCGTGCTCGCCGGGCGGTCCACCCCGCTCGACCTGCTGCTCGACGACGAGGGCGAGGTCGTGGTCAACGTGGTCCACCTGGGGGTGGGGGCGGAGGCGTCCGAGCGCGCGACGCCCCTCAAGCCCGCGCTCGGGCGGCTCGCCTACCCGGTGGGTGCCCTGCTCGCCGGCGTGCGGAGCCCCGGCTGGCGGTTGCGCGTCACGGTGGACGGCCGCCCGATCACCGACGGGCGGCGGGTCCTCATGGCCGGCATCGGCAACGGCGTCACCATCGGCGGCGGCACCCCGGTGGCCCCTCGGGCCAGACCCGACGACGGCATGGTCGACGTCGTCGTCGCGCTGACCACCGGCCCGCTGCAACGGCTGTCGTACGCCCTGCGCCTGCGCCGGGGAACCCACCCGGGGCTGCGCGACGTGGTCACCGCGCGCGGGCGGGAGGTGCTCGCCGAGGGCGAGCCCGTCCCGGTGAACGCCGACGGCGAACTGACCGGCCGCACCTCCCGCCGCCGCTGGACGGTCGTGCCCGCCGCCTGGCGCATGTTCACCTGACCGGCCCGTGACCGGGCGCCGGAGAAGCCCTCCGGCGCCGGCCGTCAGGAGCCGACGGCCCGTCCGAACGCGATCGGGCGGTCGGCCATCGGGTGGTAGCCCGTCGTCACGTTCTCGTTCGCACCCCACCAGTGGCCCAGCGGCCGGTTCGCCGCGTCGGTACGGATGAAGATCCAGCCGCGGCCGAGGCCGGGGTACTCGGTGGTGCCGACGGCGCGGGTGTCGCGGAAGTTCCGGTACGG contains:
- the menC gene encoding o-succinylbenzoate synthase, whose amino-acid sequence is MKITGIELRRIAMPLVAPFRTSFGTETERDVLLVRVVTPDAEGWGECVAMSGPLYSPEYVDGAADVLRRFLIPALPRHADVHAVGRALHPFKGHRMAKAALETAVLDARLRAAGQSMASFLGAAATRVPAGVSVGIMDSVPQLLDAVSGYLDEGYVRIKLKIQPGWDVEPVRAVRERFGPDLLLQADANAAYTLTDAPHLGRLDPFGLLLIEQPLAHDDLVQHSHLARRIATPVCLDESIESAEHAAAAISLGACSIVNIKPGRVGGYLEARRIHDLCRAHGVAVWCGGMLETGIGRAANVALAALPGFTLPGDTSASGRYFATDVTEPFELRDGHLDVPTGPGIGVAPLPDLLREVTVSTEWIDL
- a CDS encoding GNAT family N-acetyltransferase → MNGPVLRELHSIADFEDVLRLFDGIWHPGPANTPITVEMMRALSHAGNYVAGAYLDGRMVGASVGFFGAPAERVLHSHITGAAAGRGIGFALKLHQREWALARGMERITWTYDPLVRRNAHFNLTKLGARPEEYLPSFYGVMNDAINSGDESDRVLAVWRLSEPQVLAAARREPYLVEVPPGAAVGLGECDGRPVAGRTDTATVLIAVPADVETLRRTDPEVARSWRHAVRDVLGGLLREGARVTGFHDRHYYVVERAR
- a CDS encoding M20 family metallopeptidase, with protein sequence MNLTRMIQDLEEIVGCESFSADHEAVARSARVVADQGRRMLGARAETIVVDGVTHLRWTFGIPRVLLVGHHDTVWPVGTLRERPWSLVDGIARGPGVFDMKAGLVQMFHAMAALPSLDGVCVLVTGDEEVGSLSSRALVEDSARGCAAAFVLEASADGGALKTARKGTSMYEVTVHGRAAHAGLEPERGANAGIELAHQVLAVAGIADLVNAAPVHDGGVGDGPARGVTNDGLPAVTAVEASSPAAPAPDAAPPPSPGSATVTPTVLSAGTTTNTVPALARLAVDVRVPTRAAQRRVDELMRALSPRLSGTRLEVRGGPNRPPLEHSSSAELFALAQRVAAGLGLAPLSGAGVGGASDGNYTAGVGCPTLDGLGAVGGGAHADGEHVVVAEMPGRTALLAGLVEAVLG
- a CDS encoding dipeptidase, yielding MSVELHHRAVVADTHNDLLMAVCARPPERWASFFRERWLPQLREGGVDIQVLPVFVEDRYRPEGALRQTLRMIECAHVLAEGNADAVRLCLDGAQVDAALAAGRIALVLALESMPGLDASVELLPTVYRLGVRVASIAHWGRSALADGSGEDATGGRLTAAGVAALAVMERLGMLFDVSHLGAAGVAHVLELATRPVLATHSAARALRDHHRNLTDAQLRGVAATGGVVCVNFFPGFLAADPAARGVDRLVEHIAHVAGVAGIDHVGLGPDFVREVLHDVTPPCCEDLGYGEVDVYATLPGLAGPAGLPLVTEALVGHGFADDEIVKILGGNVHRLFRAELGRPA
- a CDS encoding nitronate monooxygenase, yielding MSGWRLARAVARTGQLGVVSGTALDLVLSRRLQRGDPGGHLRRALAHFPVPEVAERVLARFFVPGGADPGLPYRPVPRLGLRPHRARDELTVVANFAEVFLAKEGHDGPIGINYLEKIQLATPASVYGAMLAGVDYVLMGAGIPSEIPRLLDALAAHRPAEISVTVAESAADDRHTVGVDPAALLGRVLGPLRRPRLLAIVSSHVLAAYLTRSAETRPDGFVLETPVAGGHSAPPRGKPQLDAAGEPVYGPRDRIDTGKIAALGLPFWLAGGYGTPEGLVQAVEIGAAGVQVGSAFALCRESGLDATLRRRLLGRAAEGTLEVRNDPRASPAGFPFKIADLPGTMSDPAVYAERPRLCDLGHLRTPYRKEDGAVGYRCPAEPVGVHVRKGRPEEDTVGRRCLCNGLLAAIGLGQRRPDGYQEPPLLTLGQDLGFLEGLPDDYSAADVVGHLLSLSAAGRARVATAS
- a CDS encoding NADPH-dependent FMN reductase, producing the protein MKIIGIAGGLRSGAYVRRLLKAASRELPATTELTIWEGLDRVPPLTDGTLPRAVDELCHALAGADGMLITAPGHSSLPAQLGYALDWVASRRAGAVLVGKPVGLVTACSRPHEATWTQIQLGRALGAAGAVVYGTEVVVSPAPSHFDADGRLTDPTCRARIRHVLEEIASRVPARSGADTALSHT
- a CDS encoding diacylglycerol/lipid kinase family protein, with protein sequence MTELLAIYNEGAGSAGDRARAAAVDTLRAGGADVVEAPVGEKDLDETLDAHPGHDVVVLGGDGTLHVTVAALHRRGELTTRTVGLVPLGTGNDFARGLGIPLDPPQAARVVLAGRSTPLDLLLDDEGEVVVNVVHLGVGAEASERATPLKPALGRLAYPVGALLAGVRSPGWRLRVTVDGRPITDGRRVLMAGIGNGVTIGGGTPVAPRARPDDGMVDVVVALTTGPLQRLSYALRLRRGTHPGLRDVVTARGREVLAEGEPVPVNADGELTGRTSRRRWTVVPAAWRMFT